Proteins encoded in a region of the Bufo gargarizans isolate SCDJY-AF-19 unplaced genomic scaffold, ASM1485885v1 fragScaff_scaffold_335_pilon, whole genome shotgun sequence genome:
- the LOC122922413 gene encoding caveolin-3-like isoform X1: MAEPKSILSEPMPLDMDNRDPNNMNDHVRVLFEDAFGEPDGSHSMPGVWSMSYKTFGGVKNCCYFVLSVLCGCPLAFCWALEFACVQCCHIWCIGPCIKMWNMNFSCLKLFWSSCVHCMCDPCYEACALCFSLIRVQNKNG; the protein is encoded by the exons ATGGCCGAGCCCAAGTCCATCCTCAGCGAGCCTATGCCCCTCGACATGGACAACCGCGACCCCAACAACATGAACGATCATGTCCGG GTTCTCTTTGAAGACGCTTTTGGGGAGCCTGATGGGTCTCACAGCATGCCCGGGGTCTGGTCGATGTCCTACAAGACCTTTGGTGGGGTGAAGAACTGCTGCTACTTTGTGCTGTCGGTGCTGTGCGGCTGCCCCCTGGCCTTCTGCTGGGCCCTGGAGTTCGCctgcgtccagtgctgccacatcTGGTGCATCGGGCCCTGTATAAAGATGTGGAACATGAACTTCTCCTGCCTGAAGCTGTTCTGGAGCTCCTGCGTCCACTGCATGTGTGACCCGTGTTACGAGGCCTGCGCCCTGTGCTTCAGCCTCATCCGGGTGCAGAACAAGAATGGATAG